From the genome of Sediminibacter sp. Hel_I_10:
GTTCTCCGCAATTTCAATATAAATATCGGCATCATGCTCTCCACTATCACCAATTAAAATAAATGGGAGCTTGGGATAGGTTTTTAAAAGGTTGATGATTTCCTTTTGCTTTTGCGGCTTCTCGTCCTTATTTTTTCGTTGTAAAAAACTTCCGAGACTTCTTAATAAAATTGGTCCCTTAGGAAAACGATTCTGTTTTAAGAATAACTCCAAATACCGGTATAGGTTCCAAGGGCTATGGCTTACATAAAAAATGGGGTTGGCATTTTCTCCAGAAACCCCTCGGTGTAGAAGGTGGTAAAATGCTGCAGCACCATCTAATGGCAATCTACTCTTAGCATTTTTAAATATGGAATTGTAAATGACCCGCCATTTTAAAGTAGATACAACACCTGTGTGCAAAATGGTATCATCAATGTCACTGGCTACACCAAACTGCGCATCATCTGAAGGAATTAGCAATTCTCCAGGAAAACGATTGTTATTTATAATCGTACGCTCAATAGTAACATCGTCATAAGAGAGTTCAAACGGCACCCAACCTTCTTCGTTGCTCAGCGCTCTCAAATTCTCTAAGCTTTCCTCTACTCTAAAGTAACCCTCATCATCTGTAGTGGCCTTTATAAAGCGATTATTGGGCAACTTAATCTTTATGGCCACATGCTTAATCTCATCAGTTTCAAAACGCTTCCACGCGTTCACAGCAAGATGGAGGATGTTTTGAGATTCTAAATCTATGGACTCATCTTCAAGCGCACGGCCTCGCGCATAAAAATGCTCATTAGTACCATAACTTTGAAAGGCAATTATTTGTAAAGGATCTTTTTTGAACCACGCCATCTGTAACAATGATTAAGAAATTAAAAGTAACAAAAAGCCACCAATTTCTTGAGCAATGCTCAGGAAATTGGTGGCTTTACACCTTATGAGTTAAGATTTTATTTTTTTTGCTTTTCTGCTCTCGCGTAAGTTCTAGACTGTTCAGTCACTTCTTCTAAAGTTCCTTCAAATCGCTTTTCTACAACAACCTTTTTATCATTCTCGATTTTGGTAGTGGTGACTTTTGCAGTAGCCACTTCTGCCATATCGCCATTTTTACCAGTCTCTATTGAAATTTCCCTAATCACTTCTACCTCGCTATTTTCAAGAGCCATCCCTTCTTCTGTAGCATGACCGCCCAATATTGGAGCAATGACCAAACCAATTAAACAGGTCAATTTAATTAAAATATTCATTGATGGGCCTGATGTATCTTTAAATGGATCTCCAACCGTATCTCCAGTAACCGCAGCTTTATGGGCATCTGATCCTTTATAGGTCATTTCGCCATTGATCATCACCCCAGCTTCAAAGGATTTTTTAGCATTATCCCAGGCACCTCCAGCGTTATTCTGAAAAATAGCCCAAAGCACACCACTTACCGTAACACCTGCCATATAGCCGCCTAACATTTCAGCAATTTCTTGATGATCCATACCAAATACCATTGGAAGAAACGTAATCACTAAAGGGAAACCAATGGTCAATAGTCCCGGTAACATCATTTCCTTCAAAGAAGCCTTAGTTGAAATTTCAACACATTTATCGTATTGCGGTTTTCCTGTACCTTCCATAATTCCCGGGATTTCTTTGAACTGGCGACGTACTTCATACACCATTTCCATCGCTGCTTTACCAACGGCATTCATTGCCAAAGCTGAAAACACAACTGGAATCATACCTCCCACAAAAAGCATTGCCAACACAGGTGCCTTAAAGATGTTAATCCCATCAATCCCTGTAAAGGTGACGTAAGCTGCAAATAAAGCTAAAGAGGTTAAGGCTGCAGAAGCAATTGCAAAGCCTTTTCCGGTAGCCGCTGTTGTATTACCTACTGAATCTAAAATATCGGTACGCTCTCTAACAATGGGATCTTGCTCGCTCATTTCTGCAATACCTCCTGCGTTATCTGAAATAGGACCAAAAGCATCAATAGCCAATTGCATTGCTGTAGTTGCCATCATTGCCGAAGCTGCTAATGCTACCCCATAGAAGCCTGCAAACGCGTAAGATGCCCAAATAGCACCCGCAAATAATAAGACCGATGGAAACGTAGAAATCATACCTGTTGCCAAACCAGCAATAATATTTGTTCCTGCGCCTGTACTTGATTTTTGGACGATTGCTAAAATTGGTTTTTTACCTAAACCTGTATAATATTCTGTAATAGAGGAAATCAATCCGCCAACTACCAGACCTACCAGTGTAGCATAAAATACACGCATTGAAGAAATTTCAACTAGGTTCGCTTTTCCGAAGAAATCCATTTGCATGGTTTCTGGTAACATCCACTTACATAAGGCGAAACAAGACACTGCAACTAACACGATAGATGTCCAGTTACCAATATTTAAAGCACCCATCACTTGGGCTTCTTTCGCATCGTTATTTTTTATTTTTACCAACATGGTGCCAATAACCGAAATAATAATTCCGACGCCAGCAATGGCCATTGGTAGTAAAATTGGACCAATACCCCCAAATCCAAATTCGGTAATATCTCCTCCCATATCTTTAATTACATAATTACCTAGTACCATTGCAGCCAAAACGGTAGCAACATAAGATCCAAAAAGATCGGCACCCATACCAGCAACATCTCCTACGTTATCACCCACGTTATCTGCAATAGTTGCAGGGTTACGAGGATCATCTTCAGGAATACCTGCTTCTACTTTACCTACCAAATCTGCACCAACATCGGCGGCTTTGGTATAAATACCACCACCAACTCTAGCAAAAAGTGCAATACTTTCTGCACCCAGAGAGAATCCTGCAAGTGTTTCTAGAACAACCGTCATATCCATGGTATTGGTCCAAGTACTATCCATAAAAAAGTAAAAGAACCCAATAAAAAAGGCTGTTAAGCCCAAAACTGCTAAACCTGCAACGCCAAGCCCCATGACGGTACCGCCACCAAACGAAATTTTTAAAGCTTGAGGCAAACTCGTACGCGCCGCCTGTGTGGTACGAACATTGGTTTTAGTAGCGATTTTCATTCCGATATTACCTGCAAAAGCAGAGAAAAATGCGCCGAATATAAATGCTACCACAATTAATATATGTGTGGTTGGAACTACAAAAGATACAATAGCCAATAACACACTTACAATCACCACAAAAATAGCAAGAAGCTTATATTCTGCATTGAGAAACGCCAGAGCGCCTTCATAAATGTGTTCTGAAATTTCTTTCATTTTACCATCTCCAGCATGTTGTTTCATGACCCATGATTGTTTGATGATCATGTAAATCAGCCCTAAGACTGCCATTGCGATTGGCATATAAATCATTAATGATTCCATAAAGATTTTGTATTTATTTTGTTAATTTGATGGGTAAAAGTAGTGAAATACATCAAAACTGAAAAAAGCTCGATGCATTAAATGCACCGAGCTTTTGATTTTAGATGTGAAATCCGATTTTTAGATCTTAAAACTGTTGTTTTTCTTGTGTTCGCTATTGTTGTAACGCGCTACACATTCGTCGTAAATCTCCACAGCTTCCTCAGCATTTCCCCAGCCACCAACATCAACTTTCTTTTTTTCTAAATCTTTATAGACTTGAAAAAAGTGCTCAATCTCTTTTAAGCGATGTGGATTAAGATCTGAGATATCATGGTTATTGCTCCAGATAGGATCTGAAACTGGTACACAAATGATTTTTTCATCTGGTCCTTTTTCATCGGTCATATGAAACACACCAATTGGCCTTACTTCCATAACCACCATTGGGTAAGTTGGTTCTGCCCCCAAGACTAAAACGTCTAATGGGTCTTTATCTAAAGCTAAGGTTTCTGGAATAAATCCATAATCACCAGGATACATCATTGATGAAAATAACATGCGGTCAAAACGTATTTTGTGCAGATCAAAATCATACTCATATTTATTTCTGCTTCCTTTAGGTATCTCAATCAATACATCAAAGGTCAATTGTACTTTCTTTGTCATGGTAAAATCTATATGTTGTTCTAATAGTCTCGCTTTGAGGGGTGCAAATATAAAGGATTGTTTGGGTTTGAACAATTAAAAATTGATTTGAGTTTATCATCAAAATTCACGAACTTTAGAAGATGAATCTTAATGAGATAAAAATATTGGGTTTAATCATAGGGTTCGCTTTTTTTAATTACCATACTATGAACGCTCAAGATCTCAAAAAACACCAATGGGAAGACAGGCTTATTCTAGTATTCGCCAAGACTTCAGAAAACCTCGAATTTCAGAAACAATTAAATGAGCTTAAAGCTCATGAAGACGGCTTAAAAGACCGTAAACTTATCGTCTACAGAATAACGCCACAATCATACGCAACCGGATTTTCGAAAAACACACCATGGTCTCAAAATGCAACGCTTTTTACTGATTTTATGAAAAGCAATGACCGCTTTAAAATACTACTCATTGGACTAGA
Proteins encoded in this window:
- a CDS encoding sodium-translocating pyrophosphatase, translating into MESLMIYMPIAMAVLGLIYMIIKQSWVMKQHAGDGKMKEISEHIYEGALAFLNAEYKLLAIFVVIVSVLLAIVSFVVPTTHILIVVAFIFGAFFSAFAGNIGMKIATKTNVRTTQAARTSLPQALKISFGGGTVMGLGVAGLAVLGLTAFFIGFFYFFMDSTWTNTMDMTVVLETLAGFSLGAESIALFARVGGGIYTKAADVGADLVGKVEAGIPEDDPRNPATIADNVGDNVGDVAGMGADLFGSYVATVLAAMVLGNYVIKDMGGDITEFGFGGIGPILLPMAIAGVGIIISVIGTMLVKIKNNDAKEAQVMGALNIGNWTSIVLVAVSCFALCKWMLPETMQMDFFGKANLVEISSMRVFYATLVGLVVGGLISSITEYYTGLGKKPILAIVQKSSTGAGTNIIAGLATGMISTFPSVLLFAGAIWASYAFAGFYGVALAASAMMATTAMQLAIDAFGPISDNAGGIAEMSEQDPIVRERTDILDSVGNTTAATGKGFAIASAALTSLALFAAYVTFTGIDGINIFKAPVLAMLFVGGMIPVVFSALAMNAVGKAAMEMVYEVRRQFKEIPGIMEGTGKPQYDKCVEISTKASLKEMMLPGLLTIGFPLVITFLPMVFGMDHQEIAEMLGGYMAGVTVSGVLWAIFQNNAGGAWDNAKKSFEAGVMINGEMTYKGSDAHKAAVTGDTVGDPFKDTSGPSMNILIKLTCLIGLVIAPILGGHATEEGMALENSEVEVIREISIETGKNGDMAEVATAKVTTTKIENDKKVVVEKRFEGTLEEVTEQSRTYARAEKQKK
- a CDS encoding inorganic diphosphatase; amino-acid sequence: MTKKVQLTFDVLIEIPKGSRNKYEYDFDLHKIRFDRMLFSSMMYPGDYGFIPETLALDKDPLDVLVLGAEPTYPMVVMEVRPIGVFHMTDEKGPDEKIICVPVSDPIWSNNHDISDLNPHRLKEIEHFFQVYKDLEKKKVDVGGWGNAEEAVEIYDECVARYNNSEHKKNNSFKI
- a CDS encoding DUF4174 domain-containing protein, with translation MNAQDLKKHQWEDRLILVFAKTSENLEFQKQLNELKAHEDGLKDRKLIVYRITPQSYATGFSKNTPWSQNATLFTDFMKSNDRFKILLIGLDGGIKLKASKIVAAGTLFETIDAMPMRRAELGDD
- a CDS encoding App1 family protein; this translates as MAWFKKDPLQIIAFQSYGTNEHFYARGRALEDESIDLESQNILHLAVNAWKRFETDEIKHVAIKIKLPNNRFIKATTDDEGYFRVEESLENLRALSNEEGWVPFELSYDDVTIERTIINNNRFPGELLIPSDDAQFGVASDIDDTILHTGVVSTLKWRVIYNSIFKNAKSRLPLDGAAAFYHLLHRGVSGENANPIFYVSHSPWNLYRYLELFLKQNRFPKGPILLRSLGSFLQRKNKDEKPQKQKEIINLLKTYPKLPFILIGDSGEHDADIYIEIAENHPDRILAIYLRSVKHKKKMLRVSGLFKDYEQVPVLLVESSHEAIEHARENGFIK